A genomic stretch from Erigeron canadensis isolate Cc75 chromosome 9, C_canadensis_v1, whole genome shotgun sequence includes:
- the LOC122583445 gene encoding disease resistance protein RUN1-like yields the protein MVILSDIDQGSTSQRYDVFLSFRGSDTRNNFTDHLYNALIDADIDTFLDDEEIETGEDLKPELEDAIRSSRASVIVLSKNYPTSTWCLDELALILDQRRVSDHIVIPIFYHVDPTHVRKQQNSFGDAMEDHRRKKMEAETNAEERVRWCQKLDRWKKALTEVADLKGKDVKGRKETEFIEEIVTEIRQRLGVPLSNTLPLLIGRSCHVEEITSWLTDGSSSHSADILTIVGMGGIGKTSLAKYVFHLHSHTFDRSSFIEGINLRCTGNYNGLLDVQKQLYGDILKRDKLQVHDPHVYTSKIEKTLARVKVYLILDDIDSFDQLDALVGNKGFYPGSKIIITTRNASLIDRCALFKSKVNPKHTKLEIKGLYETAALQLLRLHAFKCKDPKEGYEKVIQKLVKYCEGHPLALEVLGKSLYNRDIPYWEACIESLKNETHSDIRTVLQMSFDSLPFPNDKELFKHIACFFVGLDREISEKILKACNINTISGIPNLIERCLLSIGWGKKLMMHQLLQDLAKALVREESPDHPGKRSRLWCHDESFKVLKRKKGTEKLKGLVLDTRMLEKEKFCGLNTDAFRNMDNLMILHLNYVQLSGSYENFPEELRWLRMHGFPLKSIPSDIPMEKLVVLDMSRSNIESFGTCSTSCNPQPCEGGQKPQITHKLTK from the exons ATGGTTATTCTGAGTGATATTGACCAAGGATCCACAAGTCAAAGATATGACGTATTTTTAAGTTTCAGAGGTTCCGATACTCGTAACAATTTCACCGATCACCTCTACAATGCCCTGATTGATGCCGATATAGATACCTTTTTAGATGATGAAGAGATCGAAACAGGGGAAGACCTGAAACCTGAGCTGGAGGATGCCATCAGATCATCAAGGGCTTCTGTTATAGTGTTGTCCAAGAATTACCCCACTTCCACATGGTGTCTTGATGAGCTGGCATTGATCCTTGACCAACGTCGGGTCTCTGACCATATTGTGATCCCCATCTTCTATCATGTTGACCCCACCCATGTAAGGAAGCAACAGAACAGCTTTGGGGATGCTATGGAAGACCACAGACGGAAGAAGATGGAGGCCGAAACAAACGCAGAGGAAAGAGTTCGATGGTGTCAAAAGTTGGATAGATGGAAGAAAGCACTGACAGAGGTCGCCGACTTAAAAGGAAAAGACGTCAAGGGCAG GAAAGAGACAGAGTTTATTGAAGAAATTGTTACTGAAATCCGCCAAAGATTAGGTGTACCCTTGAGTAATACTTTGCCACTCCTTATTGGGAGGAGCTGTCACGTTGAAGAAATCACGTCGTGGTTGACAGATGGTTCTTCCAGTCATAGTGCTGACATTCTCACAATTGTTGGCATGGGTGGGATTGGGAAGACATCTTTGGCCAAATATGTCTTCCACTTGCACTCTCATACATTTGACAGGAGCAGCTTTATTGAAGGTATCAATTTAAGATGTACTGGAAATTATAATGGATTGCTTGATGTACAAAAGCAACTTTATGGTGACATCTTAAAAAGGGACAAGCTACAAGTTCACGATCCGCATGTATACACCTCCAAGATTGAGAAAACATTAGCCCGTGTGAAGGTTTATTTAATTCTTGATGATATtgacagttttgaccagttggATGCGTTAGTTGGAAACAAAGGTTTTTATCCGGGtagcaaaataataataacaacaaggAACGCTTCATTGATAGACAGGTGTGcacttttcaaatcaaaagtTAACCCCAAGCATACAAAGCTTGAAATTAAAGGCTTATATGAAACTGCAGCACTACAGCTATTACGTCTTCATGCATTCAAATGCAAAGATCCCAAAGAAGGTTATGAAAAGGTTATACAAAAGCTTGTGAAGTACTGTGAAGGACATCCATTGGCGCTTGAAGTTCTTGGAAAGTCTCTATATAATCGAGATATACCTTATTGGGAAGCATGCATAGAAAGCTTAAAGAATGAAACTCATTCGGATATAAGGACCGTCTTGCAGATGAGTTTCGATTCCTTGCCATTCCCCAAtgataaggaattatttaagcATATTGcttgtttttttgttggattAGATCGAGAGATTAGCGAGAAAATACTAAAGGCGtgtaatataaacacaatatcTGGAATACCGAATCTCATCGAGAGATGCCTTCTTAGTATTGGATGGGGTAAGAAGTTGATGATGCATCAACTACTTCAAGATTTGGCGAAAGCTTTAGTACGTGAAGAATCACCCGATCATCCTGGAAAGCGCAGTCGATTGTGGTGTCATGATGAGTCATTTAAAGTGTTGAAAAGGAAAAAG GGTACTGAAAAACTTAAAGGCCTCGTCCTTGACACGAGAATGCTTGaaaaagagaagttttgtgGTCTGAATACAGATGCCTTTAGAAATATGGATAATTTAATGATACTACATCTCAACTATGTGCAACTCAGTGGGTCTTATGAGAATTTTCCAGAAGAACTAAGATGGCTGCGTATGCATGGATTCCCTCTAAAGTCGATACCTTCAGACATACCAATGGAGAAGCTGGTTGTTCTGGACATGTCACGAAGCAATATCGAATCATTTGGCACGTGTAGTACTAGTTGTAATCCTCAACCATGTGAGGGTGGGCAAAAg CCCCAGATCACACACAAACTCACCAAATGA